The following is a genomic window from Bacillus sp. FJAT-52991.
TTTACCGTGGTTCTTCTTACCAAGGCGCTCAACGACACCTGATGCAAAGCTACCACGCATTTTCTCGACGCCATCTACTTCAGATGCAGCGATTCCTGCAATAACTTCAATGACTTCAGGAGCAATTTCAATTCGGCCCATGCCATTATCTCCATTGCTCATTTCTAAAACTTGATTAACTTGGCTATTTTCTGCCATCAATCAACACCTCCGTGTTAAATTGTTTATGACTTCATCACTTCATACATTTCAAGGAATTTCGTGTTGAATTCTCCTTCAACAAACTTTTCATGATCAAGTAACTGTAAGTGGAAAGGAATAGTTGTATGAACTCCTTCAATCACAAATTCGCTTAACGCACGTTTCATTCGGGCAATCGCTTCCTCCCGAGTCGATCCAAACGTGATTAGTTTAGCAATCATGGAATCATAAAATGGTGGAATCATATAGCCCGGGTAAACAGCTGAGTCTACACGAACTCCAAAGCCTCCAGGTGGCATATAAGCCGTAATGCGACCAGGAGATGGCATAAAGTTCTTTTCCGGGTTTTCTGCATTAATTCGGCATTCAATCGACCAACCATTAAACTCTACATCTTGTTGTTTAAGAGCAAGTTCTTTACCAGATGCCACGCGAATCTGTTCTTTAATCAAGTCCACACCTGTAACCATTTCCGTCACTGGATGTTCTACTTGAATTCGTGTGTTCATTTCCATGAAATAAAACTCTCTATGATTATAATCATAAATAAATTCTACCGTTCCTGCACCTGTATATTCAACTGCTTGCGCCGCTTTAACTGCTGCATTTCCCATCTCTTCACGAACTTTAGCATCAAGAGCTGGGGAAGGAGTTTCCTCAAGCAATTTTTGCATACGACGTTGAATAGTGCAATCCCGTTCACCTAAGTGAATCACATTTCCATGTGTATCTGCAAGTACTTGAATTTCAACATGTCGAAAATCTTCAATAAATTTTTCTAAATAGACGCCTGGATTTCCAAACGCTGTTGCCGCTTCCTGCTGAGTCATGTTAATGCCTTTTACTAATTCCTGTTCATCGCGAGCTACACGAATCCCTTTACCTCCACCACCGGCTGTTGCTTTAATAATAACCGGATAGCCAATTCCCTCAGCAATGGACATTCCTTCTTCAACCGATTTAATAATGCCATCAGAACCAGGCACAATCGGTACACCAGCTTTCTCCATCGTGTCACGCGCTACATCTTTCGTTCCCATCTGAGTAATAGCTTCAGGAGATGGACCTACAAAAATGATGTTGCATTCACGACAAAGCTCCGCGAAATCTGCGTTTTCTGCTAAAAATCCATAGCCCGGATGGATCGCATCACAATTTGTTAATTTGGCTACACTAATAATATTAGTGAAATTTAAATAACTGTCCTTTGAAGCAGTAGGTCCAATACAGAAAGCTTCATCTGCCAATTGCACATGGAGAGCTTCTTTATCTGCTTCAGAATAGACAGCCACCGTTTCAACATCAAGTTCTTTGCAGGCGCGAATAATACGCACAGCAATTTCCCCACGGTTGGCGATCAATAACTTTTTAATCATTCCGATCTCTCCTTATAAAGGCTTTACTAAAAATAACGGTTGACCGTATTCAACTAATTGTCCATCTTTTACAAGAATTTCTACAATTTCGCCTTCCACTTCCGCTTCAATTTCGTTAAAAAGCTTCATTGCTTCCACGATACAAACAACGGTTTCATCAGATACTTTTGATCCTGGTTTTACATATACATCTGCATCAGGAGATGGTGACTGATAGAATGTCCCTACCATTGGAGAAGTAATTTTATGTAAGTTCTCAGCATTTTCCACTACTTTTGGTGCTTCTGGCGCTGGTACTTCTTGAACAGCAGGCTTTACTTCCGTTTTTTCAATTTGGACAGGAGCAGCTTCTACTTTTGGCGCTTCTTCTTGTACATCTTTAACCACAGAGTATGTCACTCCTGTGTTTTTTTTCATTTTTACTTTACTACCTTCAGATTCAAACACAAATTCTTCAATATTGGACTGATCCACAAGCTTAATAAGTTCTCTTATTTCCTGTACTTTCATTTCTGACACCCCTTGAAAAATTATGACTAGATAATAACATCTTACGATAATACCTAGTAAGAATTCAACTTTTAACTTTTAATTAATAAATAGAATTCTATCCATATATTTTATCCCTTTTCTAGCAAATATGAAATAATAATTTTTTCTAATATTTTTTCAATTCTCTTAATTGATAATAAAAAAGAGCTATCTTAAAAACAAAAGGAACCCTCTCAACGAAACAACATCTAGTATTTGATCAACTGAACATATATCTAGACATTGTGATTTACGTGTAAGGTTCTCTTTTTCCAAGACAGCTCTAGCTTTTGATTTTTACGTTATTTCACCGTTTGAAATTCCACTGCAACAGGTTGCTTTCCCAGCTCGTCCCGTACTAAGCGAATAATTTCATTGGCTGCCGCTGCGGAATGTTTTTCTGCTTTAACGGTGATTCTAACATTCGTTCCATCTGCGCGAACGAGAGCATCTTTATATCCTTTCGATTTAATTAGTGTTTCTAACACATTTTCTTTCGTTGCTAATTCTGTTAATTTTTCCATTTCTTCATAGGCATTATTTTTATCTTCAGCCGAAAGATCTGATGAAGCTACTTTCGCTGTTAAATCCTCTTTCAACTTGTTTCTTTCGTCCTCCATTTCTAATCGAAGAAGATCAAATGCCTCATCTCCTGCAGCTTCTGTCACCACTTCTACTTGTTGATCACTCGCTGTCCCATTAGTTTCTTGAGGCATTTGTCCAGTTAATTCATTTGTCTCTCCTACTTGATTTTTCTTCGAGACGACATCAGGTGAAAGCTGGTCCGGAGAAGTAATGTAGTAGACAGATAATACGACAACTAGGCTAATCATGGTTAGCAACCAAACTGTTTGTTTTTTCAATAGCATTTTAAGCTTCCTCCTTTGGTTTTTTCGGCATGACTGCTACGCGATGGCTCGGCACATGAAGGACCTTTGTAACCGATTCAATCACCCATTTCTTCACTTGGATATTTTCTACTCCCTCTGCTACGACCAATACTCCACGTATCTCTGGCTTTTTCATTTCTAGTATGACGGGAGCGTTCTTATTTTCTTCTTCCATCATCACTAATTCCTCTTCTCTCGTTTGATCAATGATCGTTCTTTCTCCACCTTTCTTATCGATTTCTTTCGTTTCTTGGGATTTGACAGCTGTGTTTTTTTCTAGCACTTTTTGTTCACTAGCTTCTATATTGACTACAACTGTCACATTACTGACACCAGCCATTTCCTCAAGCGCAGATTGTAGTTTTTTTTCATAGTCCTGCTCATAATCGCTTGTTGAGGGTTGAATCGGCGCATTCTTTTGTCCAGATGCTTCTTCACTACGTACTTGATGATCTTGATTGATTACAGGTAGGTCTCCTCTTTCCTTCAAATCACTAAAAAGCATCATTCCCATGCCAAGGATAGCCACAATCACCATCCATTTTGCTTTATTTGCCGCTTTCTCCTCTCCGCTTTTTTTAGATGGGATTAAGGACTGAAGCCATTCCAACGGATTTTTCCGATTACTCAAGGCTGTCCCCCTCCTCTACCATATGAATATTCAGTTGCTCGGTTGGAATATTCCACTTTTTCGAGAGAAAATCGACGAGCAGCTGATCTTCCTTCCGATCCATATTTCTTTTAGAAGGGGGATCGATCACGACTTCATCTATCGTTGTGGAAGATTCCTTCGCATGTATAGAGGCCATATACACATCTACTTGTGCGATATCTGCAGGCGTGTATTCTCCCCATTTGTGAACCTCAATATTTAAATCTATTATTTGTTTTTGAAATTGATTCTTTAATTCGTTTTCCACTTGAGTGCGTAATTGCTGTTCTGTATTTTTCAATATATAGAGTTGTTTAGTAGACTCTAAGTGATCTTGTTTGACCGTCAGCTCCTGCTCTAACTTTTCATCTTTTGCTTGTTTAGCCACCCAGTCATATAGCTCTTGCTCTATATCAACAGAAAACAAGCTCCACATCGGATTGAGCATAACTAATAATAAAAGCAATCCCATTACGACCCTAGCGTATTTCTGAAACTGCGAAGTCGGCAATAGCATGTCCACCACAGCTGCAAGCAGAATAAAAGCGAGCACTTTACTTAGCCAGTCCATTATAAATGCCATTAGTCTCGGTCCCTTCCTTAGCGAATCATCATTGATAAATTACTTGCAGATACGAGAATTACAATCGATAAAAAGAACATGAAGGAGACAATGACGAGAGCGGCTAAAACATAGGTCATATTTTTGCTGATGATGTCGAGACAATCGACCACCATTTTATCCCCAAGTGGCTGCAAAATAGCCGCTGAGATTTTATAGATCATGATTAGGACGAATATTTTTAAAGCTGGAAAGGCAATGATTAACAACAGCATCCCGGCTCCCGCGAGACCAATGGTGTTTTTCAACAATAAAGAAGCACTCATCACCGTGTCTGCCGCTTCTGTAAACATCCTTCCAACAACAGGTATAAAATTTCCAGCTAGAAATTTTGCAGCTCGAATAGCGAGTCCATCAGATACAGCCGCTGCCGTTCCCTGAATGGAAACAACCGCTAAATAAATCGCCATAAAAACACTTAACAAGCCGATACTAAAGCGTCGAAGCAAATCCGCAAGCTTGGTGGCTTGATAATGTTCAGAAAAAAGACTAACTAAGCTAATTAATGTGGCAAAAAACAACAGAGGTAAAACCACTTTTTGGATTAATATCGAGCTAATATTCATTAAAAAAAGTAAAAATGGATGAAACAGCGTGGCCGAAATCGTTCCTCCAGTCGTGGCCAACAGAGCGAGCAGGATAGGGACAAGCGCAAGCAAAAATTGAATCATCCCATCGACCGCTTCCATCGCATAATCCATCGTTAAGCGAAAACTATTTAAAGCGATAATCATAAGAACCATCAACACAATGCCATAAGCCGTCTTACTTACCATCCCTTGTTCAAAGGCATTTTGGAGGATTTGAAGAAAGACGGAAAACACCGTTAACAAAATAAGTGTTCCTAGCAATTTGCCATTCGCTGTCAGTTCATGAAAGGTAAAAGACACAAACCCTTTTGCCCACTCGTCTAACGAAATCGATTGTCCATTTTCTAAAAGACTTGGCAAGGACTCTCGCTTCGTTTCTGGCAAATACTGTCCGTAAGTTTTCACGATGTGATCCCATTGAGCGGAAAGATCCTCCAATCCTAAATGCTGCAACTGCTCCTTCGCCATTCCATCTAAATCGATTTGCTCCTCCTCCATCTCCGCTTGAACACTATAAGAGGCTGATACAACAAAAATGAGGAACAAAAGAGCTGACTTTAACTGTTGCTTCATAAACATCCACCACCATTACTAGCGCTTTGATTAATTCGGAAGCATCGACAAAATGGTTTCAATTAAAAGTGTTAAAATCGGAACAGCCATCGATAAAATGATAACTTTACCTGCAAGCTCCATTTTGGCTGCTAATGCTTCTTGTCCGGCATCCTTTGTCATTTGAGCAGCGAATTCAGCAATATAAGCAATTCCAATAATTTTCAACATCGTTTCAACATAAACAAGTTCTACTTCCGCACGAGCAGCCAGCTTCTTGATCATTAAAATAATCTCGGCGATTTGATCAGCTAAAAACAAAAATAGGCTACTGCCGACAAATAGCACAAGCAAAAAAGTAAAAGCTGGCTGTTGCTCCTCAAGTAACAGAACAAAAAATACGGCAACAAGAACTATTGCGGCTACTTGGATAATTTCAATCGTATTCCTCTCCCGTCATTGAAATAAAAAGACATCTTTTATTTTGTTAAACAAATCCTCAACTACAGTAGCAACCAAAAATAATACGTAAATAAACCCAAATAAAGTGACCCACTGAGCGTACTCTTTTTTTCCTACTTGTTCTAAAATCGTATGGAGGAAGGCCACGATCAAACCGACGCCTGCTATTTTGAATATCATTTCCACTTCAATGCCCATTGTTCTCCTCCTTCTCTGCTATAAAAGTAGCAGCACGATAAATAATCCACCGATAATACTTAAATTTCGATACAGCTTTCCATATCGCTTATATTTTTCAGCCGCCTCTTGTTCTTGACGTTCTAAATGAGTAAGTGTGAGCAAGATTTGCTTTTGCTCTGTTAGTCGATCATGCCTGCCCACCGTATCCCCAAACTCCAATAAAATCGATCGCTCTTCCTCTTTTAATGCAGTCTGTGGCCATATGTCCTGTAAGCTTTTTCTCCAAGCAGATTGAGCATCCATTTCGGTTGTCGTCAGTAAATGAGCAAAAGAAGAAAAGAGGGATGCTATTGGTTGTGGGAGGCGATCAGATAATTTTCTCGCTGATTCATGTAAAGGCGTATGCCCATACACAATTTCTGCTTCTAAAGATTGCAAAGCAGATTTCAGCAACCGGATTTGTCGCGGTCGCTCGCTCAGCTTCCTTCCTTGTTCCACTCCTAACCAAAAAGAACCTAGTAGAATAAAAAGCGCTCCCATCCATTTCACTGCGCCTTCCCTACTCTCATCGCTAACTTCTTCCCGTTTTGATCGAGAACATGAAACGCCCGTTCCCCATTTTGAAACGAAAGTTCAATAAACCGTTCAAAAGCGCCACTTTGAATGATTTTTTCGATCATGGGTCTTCGAGCAGCCTCCTTTAAACTAGTTCCGTGGACAGTTGCCATTAAGGTAATGCCCGCATTCACCGCTTCCGCAACTGCCTGTCCATCTTCTTCCCTCCCGATTTCATCGGCAATCAGTACATCAGGACTCATCGAGCGAATCATCATCATCATTCCTTCTGCTTTCGGACAAGCATCAAGAACATCCGTACGAGTCCCAACATCAAGCTGGGGAACTCCTTTTACACAGCCAGCTATTTCTGAACGTTCATCCACAATCCCTACTTTTACTGGCAATAAGTTGATTGCTTGATCACCGCTAGCGGCGACTCGCGCTACATCTCGCAGTAGCGTTGTTTTCCCCGATTGCGGTGCACCAATGATCAAAGTGCTTTTCCAACGATCATTATAAAGAGCCGAAATAAACGGCTTAGCCACTCCGATTTTTTCACGAGCAATCCGCAAGTTAAAAGACGAGAGATGACGGATCGCTTTCACTTTGCCTTGTTCTAAGATGACTTTTCCTGCTAACCCGACCCGGTGACCACCTTCAATCGTTAAATAGCCGCATCGCAATTCTTCATCTATAGCATAAAAAGAATGCTGACTAAGCTTATTCATAAGTGCTTGTCCTTCCTCAGGTGTAATGATATGTGGCAAAAAGAACACTTGCTGAGCAATGATCTCTAACGGCTGATTCATTCGAATTCTAATCTCTTCCATCTCATCTTTGACTTGGGACGGCAGGCTTTGAATCACTTCCTTTAATGTCGGCGGCAAATAAGATAGAATCGTATCGATAACTATTTCCTCCTTCCCCTCCCTTTTTATTCAATGTATGTTTTTCCTCTCTAGTTATGCCGTTCACTCTAGGTAAAAACAAAAAAAGACCGGCGGCAGCCAGTCATTCGTTCGTGTGTATGAAATTTTGTTTTCGATTATTCTATTTCTTTTAACGCCCTTTCCGCTAAGGATTTAAAGGCAATATCGTCCATTGGCGGATTATGAAGGCCCGCACGCACATGTTGATAGTAGCGATGTAACGGATTTTGGGCACTTAAGCTTCTTGCCCCCACAATTCTCATCGCCAAGTCGACTACTTTGATCGCTTGATTTGTGACAAAGCTTTTGGCAGCCGCCATGTCCGCTTGTACATCTATGTCAGGATGCTGCTCATATTTTTCAGCCACTCCATATAAAAAATGCCTAGATGAAAGTAGATGAATTTCCATTTCGCCGATCTGTTGTTGAATATTAGGCAGTGTACCGATTGGTTTCCCAAGGCTTGTTGGTACGTACTCAGCCGCAAACTTCACTGCGTAGTCTCTTGCGGCACTAGCAATGCCCAAATAACAAGCGGGGATATGCAGCAACCAGCCTTTGCGGCGCTGTTTGCTTTCAGCAGTAACTTCCTCTACGACATATTCTACTGGTATTTCCACATGATCTAACACTAAATCATGACTTGCTGTTCCTCTTAAAGCCACACTATCCCATGTTTCACGAATGGATACTCCTTTTGTTTCGTGCGGAACAAGGAATACTGCGACTGTTCCATTCTCTCTCGTTGCGGTAACGAAAAAGTAATCTAAAACCGGAGAGGCGGAAGTAAATGTTTTTTCTCCAGTAATGATATAAGATTGACCATCTTCAGATAAAACAGCGGTGGTTGTCGGTTTTGCTCCACGAAGAGGGCTTCCTGCATTTCGCTCGCTGGCGGCGGTATTAATAAGCGCACCTTTTTGAATTTCAGGAACAACAATTGACACCACTTCTTCATTCCAGTGACGGTGTTCAGCAAATTCAAGCACTGTCCCCATATGCCATCCGATCGATAAAGCAGTCGATCCACAGCCTTTTGCAATTTGCTCTTGAAAGGATAGAAATTGTGTTAAACTCACACCTCCCCCCTTATATTCTTTTGGCAATGTTTGTGTCGTGTAGTCTACTTTTTTTAGTTCCGCTACATTTTGAAATGGAAATGAATTCAGCTGATCTAATTCTCTTTCCCTCTCTTGAAAATCATTTTTTAATTTCTTTAAAGAAGAAAGCACATCCTTTGGTGATTCTGTATAAGCTGTCATTTACAATCCTTCTTTCTATTATTCTGATTCGAATACTCGGTTTTATAATCAAAAATTTTTCTCCGCTTTAAAAATCAATAAATAAACTTCATCTTCTAGTATATTCCTTTTAATTATTTCATAAATTCAGGAAAATAACAAGGGATTATACAATAAAAAAGCTGTTCCTACATAGAGGAACAGCCTTCTTGACATTTATGCACGTGAAACGTAGCTGCCGTCATCTGTATTGACGATTAATACATCGTCTTCGTTCACAAAGAAAGGAACTTGAACAACTAAGCCTGTTTCTACAGTCGCTGGCTTCGTACCACCTGAAGCCGTGTCACCTTTGATTCCAGGCTCTGTTTCAGTTACTTTCAGCTCAACTGTATTCGGCAATTCTACACCAAGTGTTTCTGTTTGATACATCATGATGGAAACTTCCATATTCTCTTTCAAGAATTTTAATTCGTATTCGATTTGATCCGCTGGAAGCTCGATTTGCTCGTATGATTCATTATCCATGAATACATGTTGGTCACCATTTGCATATAAGTATTGCATTCTGCGATTATCGATTTGAGCTTTAGCTACTTTCTCACCCGCACGGAATGTCTTTTCTTGAATCGCTCCATTGCGAAGGTTACGAAGTTTAGAGCGGACAAATGCAGCCCCTTTTCCTGGCTTTACATGTTGGAATTCAACGACGCGCCAAATGCCGCCATCCACTTCAATTGTTAATCCTGTACGAAAATCATTTACTGAAATCATTTTGTAAATCCTCCATTATCATTAAAGAATGATTAAGTCTTTAGTAGAATGTGTGAGCGGTTCATTTCCATTTTCCGTGATAATCGTATCATCTTCAATGCGCACACCGCCTACTCCTGGCAAGTAAATTCCTGGTTCGACTGTAACAGCCATTCCCGGTGTTAATACCATTTCTGAACGGGAAGAAAGATTAGGTCCTTCATGAACTTCAAGGCCGATTCCATGACCGGTTGAATGACCGAAATATTGGCCATATCCAGCTTTAGTTATATGGTCACGCGTAATGGCATCCGCTGCTTTCCCCGTCATCCCTGCCTTGATTTCATTCATTCCTTTCAACTGTGCTTCTAACACAATATGATAAATTTCTTTCATCTGATCAGATGGTTCCCCCACTGCAATGGTACGAGTAATATCCGAAACATAGCCGTGATAATAAGCGCCATAATCAAGCGTAATCATATCGCCTTTTTCGATCACTTTGTCACTCGCTACCCCGTGAGGTAGAGCGGAACGTTCACCTGAAGCTACTATTGTATCAAAAGATGAAGATGTTGCGCCACACTTTCTCATAAAGAACTCGAGTTCATTGGAAACCTCAAGCTCTGTCTGCCCCGGTTGAATAAATTCAAGAATATGCTTGAATGCCGCATCAGCAATAGCGGCAGCTTCCTTTAATATCTTAATCTCTGATTCGCTCTTAATCAAGCGCAAGTTTTCAACTAATTGACTAACAGGAACGATCTCTGCTTTCACTAGCCCTTTAAGGATCTCGTAAGATTGAAAAGTCATATATGCTTTTTCAAAACCAAGGCGATTTATCCCTAATGCTTTCACTTGATTGGCGATTTCTTCATATATGATTCCTTCATGCTTCACAATGTCAAAACCCTCAGCCTGTTTTTGTGCTTGTTCTACATAACGGAAATCTGTAATAAACATAGCTTTATCCTCTGTGACTAGCGCTCCTCCAGAGGAACCTGTAAAGTTAGTTAAATAACGACGGTTATATGGACTCATCACGAGCAATCCATCAATCCCCTCTTTTTTCATGCTTGTACGAAGTTTATCTAATTGGATCATGATTCTTTCCCCCCATTCTATGTATCAACGCTTGTAAAGCTAGTTCATACCCCTTCAATCCTAGACCTGCGATTTGCCCAACAGCAACTGGGGCAATGACAGATTGATGACGAAATGACTCCCTTGCATGAATGTTACTAATATGCACTTCAATGACCGGAATAGAGATGGACGTCACAGCATCTCTAAGCGCGTAGCTATAATGCGTAAATGCTCCTGGGTTGAAAATAATTCCGACCATTTCTTCATCTGCAGCCAAGTGAAGGCGATCAATTAATTCTCCCTCATGGTTAGATTGAAAAGTAGAAAGCGTCACACCTGATTCCTTTGCTTTAGAAATCAGTTGACTTTCAAGTTCTTCCAGCGTTACCGCTCCATAAATGTCCGGCTCTCTTTTTCCAAGTCGATTTAGATTTGGACCGTTTAATAATAGAATATGCTTCATAATGTCTCCTGCCCCCGAATATAGTTACAAGAACATTCTAACATATTTATTTTGCCAATAACTACTTACTCAGTCTCTTCCCTCTGGACATTCATCTGTTTATGATGCTCATAGCCATAGGAAATGGAGTAACCAATAAATAAGCCATATAGAAGAAGGAGGCAAATAGTCGTTACTAATGTATCGTTATTCATTGTTCTCCACCAAGGAATCGCCGGATAGATCGAACGAAGAACAATGAAGAATACCACCCATAAACCGGCTCCATACGTCACACCAACCCACATCGACTTTTTTTTTCGGAATAAGGCATAATAAATCACGGCTAAGAGCAGAGAACAGAGAATATAAAATAAAATGCTCGTCGCCACGTTTAAATAGGTTTTTTTGAATTCAGTCACATACATATATTTCAATACGGCATTCGGGTTGAAACTAATAAAATGAAAATACGAAGCAAATTGAGCAAGCACTCCCCAAAATAATCCTCCATAAACCCCAATAATAATGACATTTCCCAGCGAAAAACGGACCTCTTTCGCCTGTTTCACGTCTTTTTCCATCATACACCTCCACATTCACAAATAATAAACTTTCAGAAAGCATTTTTATTGAATGATTCAGCTTTTATTTTTCCTGAATAACGGCTAAAATATGTATATCAAGTTTTATCTTTAATTTAATGAAAGAGGGTATTCCATGAGTGAACAAAAGCCAGTTTATGGCGGTCAGGCAGTCATAGAAGGCGTTATGTTCGGCGGAAAGCATCATACTGTCACCGCTGTCCGTAAAAAAGACCAATCGATCGCCTATTATCATTTACCAAGAAAAACAAATTCATCTTTTCGAATCTTCAAAAAAATCCCATTCGTTCGAGGGATCTTCGCCATTCTAGATGCGGCCGCAAACGGATCGAAACATTTAAATTTCGCTCAAGAGCAATATGATCTAGAAGCGGATGAAGTAGAAACTAAGAAAAATGCAGAACCATCTAAACTGGCTATGATTCTAGGAGTAGCCGCCATCGGAGTCCTCTCTTTTTTATTTGGGAAATTCATCTTCACTCTAGTCCCTGTCTTTTTAGCCGAATCTACTCGGTCTATCTTTTCAAGTGATATGGAGCAAATTTTAATAGAAGGTCTATTCAAGCTTATCCTTCTGTTAGTTTACATTTACTTAATCTCTTTAACCCCGATAATTAAAAGAGTGTTTCAGTATCACGGCGCTGAACATAAAGTCATTAATGCTTATGAGAACAATCAAGCACTAACAGTAGAAAATGTTCAAGCTGCTTCTCGTCTTCATTACCGTTGTGGATCAAGTTTTATTTTATTTACAGTAATTGTCGGCGTATTTGTGTATATATTAGTGCCTACTGAACCATTATATGTAAGGGTGCTAAATCGAATCGCACTGATTCCTGTTGTTCTCGGCATCTCTTTTGAAGTACTTCAGTTGACTAATAAACTGCGTGACGTTCCGGTATTACGTTTTCTCGGGTATCCTGGTTTGTGGCTTCAACTTTTAACAACGAAAGAACCGACAGATGATCAAGTGGAAGTAGCGATCGCCTCATTTGAAAAATTAATAAATTTTGAGGAAAACACACAAAAAGGATTAAACACTGAGGAAATTGTCTAATATGTAATTAACAGCTTGTTAGGAGGTGGCTTTATTGGCAACTCGTACAGTCATTACCTTTTCATTAATTGCACTCGCTGCTATTGGGCTCGTTTCCATGTTGTTTAATGCCCCTGGAGCTTTAGCTCGGCAGCTGGTTATCGCTGCAGTAACTGTAGCTGTTATTGTTTTAATCTATCGCCTCGTAATGAGAAAGCGATTAGGTGGCAATGGGGAAGATCGAGCGTTTGCAAAGGCCGCTAGACAATCCAAAAAGCGATTGAAAAGCCGCAAAAAAACAACTCACCCCTCCACTCCAGCTACAAAAAAGAAGCCTTTAAGAAGAAAGTCCTCTGCAAATTTGCGAGTTATTGAAGGAAAGAAAGGCAAAAAAAATAACCGGGCTTCTTCTTAAACCCGGCTATTAATAACTCCAACGCTTAAAAAACGCCTTGGCATGATCACGTCCTGTTTGAATAAGGGCGTATTTTTTTTCGTCTGTTAAGTTAAAATCCGTAATAGCTGTTTCCTGCACTGGAATAAAGAGAATACTGCTTTCATGCCTCCTTGAAATATAGCGGGCATCATGAGCATCTTTCATCGTATGAAACAAGGCCCCAAATAAATCGATCCCTGTTTTCACTTGTCGTGGGACTCCCGTTGTTTTTGTCATCAATTTCACGCCAAGGACAGGCCGCATCAGTTTTTTATCCGCCTCATCAAAGAGCCAAATGGGGAAGTTACTCAACACTCCTCCATCGACCGTTAACGCCCGACCATTTAATTTAACCGGTTGAAAAAAATAAGGGATTGTACAACTCATTCGAACAGCTCGTGCCACTGAAAATGTAAGAGGATCTTTATTATAAGAAGGCAAATCATCTGGCAGAATGAGCAGGCGACCATTGGTAATATCAGATGTAATCACGCGTAACGTTTCTGGTGGAAGATCTCCAAACGTTCGTATTCCTTTTTGTGCTAACCTCACTTCTAACCACTGTTCAAGCTTCTTCCCTTTATACAAACCGAGCTGAAAATAGAGTTTTACCCACTTCAAAAATGGAAAATCAAACATGACATCATCTAATAGTTGTTTTTCGTTTACCTCCATCACCATCTGTTTAAGCTCTTCACTGGAATAACCAGCCGCGATAAAAGCAGCAATAATCGCCCCCGCACTAGTGCCTGCTAAACGAACAAAAGTTAAAC
Proteins encoded in this region:
- the spoIIIAC gene encoding stage III sporulation protein AC, translating into MGIEVEMIFKIAGVGLIVAFLHTILEQVGKKEYAQWVTLFGFIYVLFLVATVVEDLFNKIKDVFLFQ
- the spoIIIAA gene encoding stage III sporulation protein AA, with product MDTILSYLPPTLKEVIQSLPSQVKDEMEEIRIRMNQPLEIIAQQVFFLPHIITPEEGQALMNKLSQHSFYAIDEELRCGYLTIEGGHRVGLAGKVILEQGKVKAIRHLSSFNLRIAREKIGVAKPFISALYNDRWKSTLIIGAPQSGKTTLLRDVARVAASGDQAINLLPVKVGIVDERSEIAGCVKGVPQLDVGTRTDVLDACPKAEGMMMMIRSMSPDVLIADEIGREEDGQAVAEAVNAGITLMATVHGTSLKEAARRPMIEKIIQSGAFERFIELSFQNGERAFHVLDQNGKKLAMRVGKAQ
- the efp gene encoding elongation factor P, coding for MISVNDFRTGLTIEVDGGIWRVVEFQHVKPGKGAAFVRSKLRNLRNGAIQEKTFRAGEKVAKAQIDNRRMQYLYANGDQHVFMDNESYEQIELPADQIEYELKFLKENMEVSIMMYQTETLGVELPNTVELKVTETEPGIKGDTASGGTKPATVETGLVVQVPFFVNEDDVLIVNTDDGSYVSRA
- the spoIIIAB gene encoding stage III sporulation protein SpoIIIAB — protein: MGALFILLGSFWLGVEQGRKLSERPRQIRLLKSALQSLEAEIVYGHTPLHESARKLSDRLPQPIASLFSSFAHLLTTTEMDAQSAWRKSLQDIWPQTALKEEERSILLEFGDTVGRHDRLTEQKQILLTLTHLERQEQEAAEKYKRYGKLYRNLSIIGGLFIVLLLL
- a CDS encoding acyl-CoA dehydrogenase family protein produces the protein MTAYTESPKDVLSSLKKLKNDFQERERELDQLNSFPFQNVAELKKVDYTTQTLPKEYKGGGVSLTQFLSFQEQIAKGCGSTALSIGWHMGTVLEFAEHRHWNEEVVSIVVPEIQKGALINTAASERNAGSPLRGAKPTTTAVLSEDGQSYIITGEKTFTSASPVLDYFFVTATRENGTVAVFLVPHETKGVSIRETWDSVALRGTASHDLVLDHVEIPVEYVVEEVTAESKQRRKGWLLHIPACYLGIASAARDYAVKFAAEYVPTSLGKPIGTLPNIQQQIGEMEIHLLSSRHFLYGVAEKYEQHPDIDVQADMAAAKSFVTNQAIKVVDLAMRIVGARSLSAQNPLHRYYQHVRAGLHNPPMDDIAFKSLAERALKEIE
- a CDS encoding Xaa-Pro peptidase family protein produces the protein MIQLDKLRTSMKKEGIDGLLVMSPYNRRYLTNFTGSSGGALVTEDKAMFITDFRYVEQAQKQAEGFDIVKHEGIIYEEIANQVKALGINRLGFEKAYMTFQSYEILKGLVKAEIVPVSQLVENLRLIKSESEIKILKEAAAIADAAFKHILEFIQPGQTELEVSNELEFFMRKCGATSSSFDTIVASGERSALPHGVASDKVIEKGDMITLDYGAYYHGYVSDITRTIAVGEPSDQMKEIYHIVLEAQLKGMNEIKAGMTGKAADAITRDHITKAGYGQYFGHSTGHGIGLEVHEGPNLSSRSEMVLTPGMAVTVEPGIYLPGVGGVRIEDDTIITENGNEPLTHSTKDLIIL
- the aroQ gene encoding type II 3-dehydroquinate dehydratase, which encodes MKHILLLNGPNLNRLGKREPDIYGAVTLEELESQLISKAKESGVTLSTFQSNHEGELIDRLHLAADEEMVGIIFNPGAFTHYSYALRDAVTSISIPVIEVHISNIHARESFRHQSVIAPVAVGQIAGLGLKGYELALQALIHRMGGKNHDPIR